A section of the Prionailurus bengalensis isolate Pbe53 chromosome C2, Fcat_Pben_1.1_paternal_pri, whole genome shotgun sequence genome encodes:
- the LOC122491443 gene encoding cell surface glycoprotein CD200 receptor 2-like — MPCTLGTFGLWLLLILTVSLVAEMRTLVTPSNGLRPKMSKDNDSAASTNSSLMDRQQRSFILPVEANTSLSKPVDTKAVLSCPPITQKAVLVTIRWEIILRDKPSCTRAYRRDTNETRAINCSDETISWDSRPDRNPALQIDPVAITHDGYYRCEVVTSHGHFSHGYHLTVLVSPEVTLFQLENGATMCRAAAGKPAAQISWTPGGDCHTVEEPLGNDTVTVQSSCRWENHWVSNVSCSVSHLTGNRSLSIELNQGVIVLGFPPSTLLIVLYVKFSLFLVILVIVGFIYFQRIKDCSPFFDVQALLTPESPGRDASSPGQNLLIHYTAY, encoded by the exons AAATGAGAACTCTGGTTACACCAAGCAACGGATTAAGGCCAAAAATGAGCAAGGACAATGACAGTGCAG CTTCAACAAACAGTTCACTTATGGACAGACAACAGAGAAGTTTCATACTTCCTGTGGAAG ctAACACTTCCCTGTCTAAACCTGTGGATACAAAGGCTGTGCTCTCTTGCCCTCCAATCACCCAGAAAGCTGTGCTGGTAACAATAAGATGGGAAATAATCCTCAGAGACAAGCCTTCCTGCACCAGAGCCTACAGGAGAGATACAAATGAGACCAGGGCCATAAACTGTAGTGACGAGACAATATCCTGGGACTCCAGACCTGATCGGAATCCCGCCCTTCAGATCGATCCAGTGGCCATCACTCATGATGGATATTACAGGTGTGAAGTGGTCACAAGTCATGGGCATTTCTCTCATGGATATCACCTGACAGTGTTAG TGTCCCCTGAGGTGACCCTGTTTCAACTTGAGAATGGAGCTACCATGTGTAGGGCAGCTGCAGGGAAGCCAGCGGCGCAGATCTCCTGGACCCCAGGGGGAGATTGTCACACTGTGGAAGAGCCACTGGGCAATGACACAGTGACCGTCCAGAGTTCGTGCCGCTGGGAGAACCACTGGGTGTCTAATGTGTCCTGCTCTGTGTCCCATCTGACTGGCAACAGGAGTCTGTCCATAGAATTGAATCAAG GTGTCATAGTCCTGGGATTTCCACCATCAACCTTACTGATCGTTCTCTATGTGAAATTTTCTCTATTCCTGGTTATCCTCGTCATTGTGGGATTCATCTACTTCCAGAGAATAAAAGATTGCAG CCCCTTCTTTGATGTACAAGCTTTATTAACACCTGAGAGCCCAGGAAGAGATGCCTCCAGCCCTGGACAAAATCTTCTGATTCATTACACTGCCTACTGA